The Hyphomonas sediminis genome contains the following window.
CATAATGTGGTCGAGCGCGCCATCGTCAGGGATGAGGTGGCGGATATCCGTACAGTTGTCTCGCGATGGATCGCCGAACCGGGGATCGACGTGGTGCTGACGACGGGTGGAACAGGATTCTCTCCTCGCGATGTGACCCCTGAAGCCGTCAAACCGCTGTTCCGGCGTGAGATGGATGGCTTTTCCGTCGTCTTTCACCAGGTGAGCCTTGGTACGGTGGGCGTTTCCACGCTGCAGTCCCGTGCTTTCGCGGGGCAAGCGGGCGAGACATTCATATTCTGTGTTCCAGGTTCAACCGGCGCCTGCCGGGACGCATGGGACCATGTGTTCGCCCTGGAGTTCGATAGCAGGTTCCGGCCGTGCTCCCTGGTCGGTCAGATTGAACGCTATCGGGGAATCTGTCCGTGACGAAGCTGACCCACCTCGATTCTGATGGCCGCGTTCATATGGTGGATGTGAGCGAGAAGGCCGCAAGTGTGCGCCGCGCGGTGGCGAGCGGGCGCGTGCGATGCCTGCCCGAAACGCTAGCCGCGGTGCGCGAGGCGCGCACGCCCAAGGGGGCGGTTATCACGACGGCAGAGCTTGCCGGCATCATGGCGGCCAAGCGAACCCATGAATTGATCCCGCTCTGCCACCCGCTGATGCTCAGCAAGGTGGCCGTTACGATAGAGATGGATGACGCCCTGCCGGGCTTCAGAATTTCCGCCGAAGTGCGACTGACCGGCCAGACCGGCATTGAGATGGAAGCGCTGACCGCCGCGAGTGTCGCCGCGCTCACGCTCTATGACATGCTTAAAGCTGTCGACAAGGGTATTATCATTGAAGCGATCCGCCTTGAAGAGAAGAGCGGCGGCAAGTCCGGCGACTGGCGGGCGGAGACCGAAGCGCCATGATTTCCTTCAATGAGGCACTCTCCCGCGTGATCGGCGTCGCGCTGCCATTGGGTTCTGAAAGCGTGTCCTTCGAAGCCGCATCGGGTCGAGTGCTTTCCGAAGCGGTCACGGCGCGGTTTGCCATGCCGCGTACTGATGTCTCGGCCATGGATGGATATGCCGTGCGTGAGGCCGATCTCAAGGATATTCCATTCAGCCTGATTATTGCCGGGGAGGCGGCTGCCGGCACGCTGCCAGGCCAGCGGTTGCCGGAGCGCACGGCATTTCGCATCTTTACAGGCGCGCCGGTTCCCGACGGCGCAGACCGCGTGATCGTTCAGGAAAACGCCGAACGCGCGGGCGATCGGGTCACCTTTCTTCGCCCACATGGACCTGGCCGCAATATTCGGGCCG
Protein-coding sequences here:
- the moaC gene encoding cyclic pyranopterin monophosphate synthase MoaC, coding for MSVTKLTHLDSDGRVHMVDVSEKAASVRRAVASGRVRCLPETLAAVREARTPKGAVITTAELAGIMAAKRTHELIPLCHPLMLSKVAVTIEMDDALPGFRISAEVRLTGQTGIEMEALTAASVAALTLYDMLKAVDKGIIIEAIRLEEKSGGKSGDWRAETEAP
- the moaB gene encoding molybdenum cofactor biosynthesis protein B, whose protein sequence is MPGIDESLAFYPLNIAVLTVSDTRNTETDTSGGLLIERAQAAGHNVVERAIVRDEVADIRTVVSRWIAEPGIDVVLTTGGTGFSPRDVTPEAVKPLFRREMDGFSVVFHQVSLGTVGVSTLQSRAFAGQAGETFIFCVPGSTGACRDAWDHVFALEFDSRFRPCSLVGQIERYRGICP